One region of Megalopta genalis isolate 19385.01 chromosome 15, iyMegGena1_principal, whole genome shotgun sequence genomic DNA includes:
- the Ranbp16 gene encoding ran-binding protein 16 isoform X2 has translation MADEQEVRQLELLCKQLYESQDSTHRAEAEKALVAFQNAPDTLAKCQLLLARGDSAYAQLLAATTLTKLVSRSGGLSLQQRLDIRNYVLNYLATQPKLPNFVIQALVTLFARISKLGWFDSDKDEFVFRNVVNDVTKFLQGSVEHYMIGVQLLSQLTCEMNQVTDVDANRSLTKHRKIASSFRDTQLFEIFKLSCTYLSTARENCKNLDFNDEAQNGLIRQLLKLAQNCLTFDFIGTSADESSEDYCAIQIPHYWKPIFLNSTYSLKLFFDLYHSLPTSLSSLALSCLVQIASVRRSLFSNLERTQFLTHLVNGVTNIIQNPRGLSDPANYHEFCRLILRLKSNFQLGELILLEHYPEDIELIAKFTVQSLRMWQFSPNSLHYLLTLWQKMVSSLPYVKTGDRHLLDVYTPEVVNAYITSRFDSVAIVVRDRLEDPLDDLAVVHQQLEQISVIGRCEYQKTYTLLVQLFDQAARAYQELLTQTSSPSQQMDITIREGQLTWLVYIIGGVIGGKVTFNNNEEYDAVDSELVCKVLQLMHLTDSQLAQGGGCEKLELAMLSFFEQFRKIYVGEQVQKNPKVYRRLSDVLGVNDESMTLGILIRKIITNLKYWGRSEQIISKTLHSLNDLSVGFSCVRKLVKLEEVQFMLNNHTGEHFPFLGNNVPVSEMRCRSMFYTSLGRLLMVDLGEDEERFHTFMLPLTGALESLGQLMGAADPSLFAAEDAKKALIGLARDLRGLAFAFNTKTSYMMLWDWIYPNYTPILLHAVELWHYEPQVTTPVLKLFAELAQNRSQRLQFDASSPHGMLLFREASKVICSYGNRILNVDVPKDQIYPLKLKGISICFSMLKATLCGNYVNFGAFRLYGDEALDNALNTFIKLLLSIPQSDLLHYSKLSVTYYLLLEYLAQDHMVFLATLEPRVFLYILSSISEGLTALDTMISTGSCSTLDHIVSYLFKHLYPKGNYARRKNAVVPGGGDLFLQVLKQHPEILQQILSTILNVIMFEDCRNQWGMSRPLLVLILLNEEYFNQLRENIIRSQPVDKQATMAQWFENLMEGVERNLLTRNRDKFTQNLSMLIKDINETMKGPYSSANVTNDNMMTLQ, from the exons ATGGCGGACGAACAG GAAGTACGGCAGCTGGAGTTGCTCTGCAAGCAGTTGTATGAATCACAAGATTCTACTCATCGTGCAGAGGCAGAGAAAGCACTTGTTGCATTCCAAAATGCACCAGATACACTTGCAAAGTGCCAGCTGCTGCTTGCACGAGGGGACTCTGCATATGCACAATTGTTGGCAGCAACAACTTTGACAAAGCTGGTCTCACGTTCTGGTGGACTCAGTTTACAACAAAGGCTTGACATAA GGAATTATGTTTTGAACTATTTAGCAACACAACCAAAATTACCAAACTTTGTGATACAAGCTTTGGTCACATTATTTGCCAGAATATCAAAGCTTGGTTGGTTTGATTCTGATAAAGATGAATTTGTCTTTAGAAATGTGGTCAATGATGTAACAAAATTTCTTCAG GGGTCAGTGGAGCACTATATGATTGGAGTCCAGTTACTTTCCCAATTGACTTGTGAAATGAATCAAGTAACAGATGTTGATGCAAATAGGTCTCTCACTAAACATAGAAAAATTGCTAGTAGCTTCAGAGACACACAATTGTTTGAGATATTTAAGTTATCATGTACTTATCTAAGTACAGCACGTGAGAACTGTAAAAATTTAGACTTTAATGATGAGGCACAG AATGGTCTGATCAGACAGCTTTTAAAGCTGGCACAGAATTGTTTAACATTTGACTTTATTGGAACATCTGCAGATGAAAGTTCCGAAGACTACTGTGCAATACAGATTCCACATTATTGGAAACCAATATTTTTGAATTCTACTTATTCGTTAAAGCTTTTCTTTGATCTATATCATAGTTTACCTACCTCATTGTCATCACTAGCCCTCTCATGTTTGGTCCAAATCGCATCTGTCAGAAGAAGTTTATTTTCCAATCTTGAAAGGACACAGTTTTTAACACACTTAGTAAACGGTGTGaccaatataatacaaaatccACGAGGTCTAAGCGATCCCGCAAACTACCATGAATTTTGTAGACTAATCTTAAGGCTAAAAAGCAATTTTCAATTGGGAGAACTGATTTTATTAGAACATTATCCGGAGGATATAGAATTAATTGCTAAATTTACAGTCCAAAGTTTGCGGATGTGGCAATTTTCACCAAACAGTTTGCATTACCTTTTAACTCTGTGGCAAAAGATGGTGTCATCTTTACCTTACGTTAAAACAGGAGATCGACATTTATTAGATGTCTATACACCGGAAGTTGTGAATGCATATATCACTTCAAGATTTGACTCAGTTGCTATAGTAGTTAGGGATCGTTTAGAAGACCCGCTCGACGATTTAGCAGTAGTACATCAACAATTGGAGCAGATATCGGTAATTGGAAGGTGTGAATATCAGAAAACTTATACCTTATTAGTACAACTCTTCGATCAAGCTGCACGAGCATACCAAGAACTACTGACTCAAACATCGTCTCCAAGTCAGCAAATGGATATCACCATAAGGGAAGGTCAACTCACGTGGCTTGTATACATTATAG GTGGTGTCATTGGTGGGAAAGTAACATTTAACAATAACGAAGAGTATGATGCAGTGGATAGTGAACTAGTTTGCAAAGTACTTCAATTAATGCATCTGACTGATTCACAACTTGCACAAGGTGGTGGCTGTGAAAAATTGGAGCTAGCGATGTTGAGCTTTTTCGAACAATTTCGTAAAATATATGTGGGTGAACAAGTTCAAAAAAATCCGAAAGTTTATAGAAGACTTTCGGACGTTTTAGGAGTGAACGATGAATCTATGACGCTTGGTATTCTTATTCGAAAAAT TATAACAAATTTGAAATACTGGGGTCGTAGCGAACAAATTATCTCGAAAACGCTACATTCATTAAACGATTTATCAGTGGGTTTTAGCTGTGTTCGGAAACTTGTAAAATTAGAGGAAGTACAATTTATGCTCAACAATCACACA GGAGAGCACTTTCCATTTCTGGGAAACAATGTTCCTGTATCAGAAATGCGTTGTAGATCAATGTTTTACACGTCCTTGGGTAGATTGTTAATGGTAGATTTAGGAGAAGATGAAGAAAGGTTTCACACGTTTATGTTACCTTTAACAG GTGCATTGGAAAGTTTGGGACAATTGATGGGTGCCGCAGATCCTTCACTTTTTGCAGCAGAAGATGCGAAAAAGGCTTTGATCGGTTTAGCAAGAGATTTAAGAGGCTTAGCATTTGCATTTAACACAAAAACATCGTACATGATGCTTTGGGATTGGAT ATATCCAAATTACACACCAATTTTATTACATGCCGTAGAATTATGGCATTATGAACCACAAGTTACAACACCCGTCCTAAAATTGTTTGCCGAATTAGCACAAAATAGAAGTCAACGATTACAATTCGATGCATCTTCTCCGCATGGAATGTTATTATTTCGTGAAGCTAGCAAAGTGATATGTAGTTACGGTAATCGTATATTGAATGTTGATGTTCCAAAGGATCAAATATACCCTTTAAAACTAAAGGGGATAAGTATATGCTTCAGTATGTTGAAAGCAACTTTGTGCGGGAATTATGTGAATTTCGGAGCGTTCAGATTGTATGGGGACGAGGCGTTGGATAATGCACTTAACACATTTATAAAATTACTTCTTAGTATACCACAGAGTGATTTATTG CATTATTCAAAGTTGTCTGTAACGTACTATCTGTTACTCGAGTATTTGGCACAGGATCATATGGTATTCCTTGCTACCTTGGAGCCCAGAGTTTTTTTGTATATTCTATCAAGCATCAGCGAAGGCCTTACAGCACTAG ATACAATGATTTCTACTGGCAGTTGCTCCACCCTCGATCATATTGTGTCTTATTTATTTAAACATCTTTATCCAAAAG GAAACTATGCTAGGAGAAAAAATGCTGTAGTTCCAGGGGGCGGAGACTTATTTCTACAAGTTCTGAAACAACATCCTGAAATCCTCCAACAAATATTAAGTACAATTTTAAATGTGATAATGTTTGAGGATTGTAGAAATCAATGGGGTATGTCGCGTCCTCTTTTGGTACTGATTCTCTTAAATGAGGAA TATTTTAATCAGTTACgagaaaatattattagaaGTCAACCAGTTGATAAGCAGGCAACAATGGCGCAGTGGTTTGAAAATTTAATGGAGGGAGTCGAGAGGAATCTACTTACAAGAAATAGAGACAA GTTTACACAAAATTTGTCAATGcttataaaagatataaatgAAACCATGAAAGGACCTTACTCATCTGCAAATGTTACCAATGATAATATGATGACATTGCAGTGA
- the Ranbp16 gene encoding ran-binding protein 16 isoform X1 → MFETLRMDDIQEVRQLELLCKQLYESQDSTHRAEAEKALVAFQNAPDTLAKCQLLLARGDSAYAQLLAATTLTKLVSRSGGLSLQQRLDIRNYVLNYLATQPKLPNFVIQALVTLFARISKLGWFDSDKDEFVFRNVVNDVTKFLQGSVEHYMIGVQLLSQLTCEMNQVTDVDANRSLTKHRKIASSFRDTQLFEIFKLSCTYLSTARENCKNLDFNDEAQNGLIRQLLKLAQNCLTFDFIGTSADESSEDYCAIQIPHYWKPIFLNSTYSLKLFFDLYHSLPTSLSSLALSCLVQIASVRRSLFSNLERTQFLTHLVNGVTNIIQNPRGLSDPANYHEFCRLILRLKSNFQLGELILLEHYPEDIELIAKFTVQSLRMWQFSPNSLHYLLTLWQKMVSSLPYVKTGDRHLLDVYTPEVVNAYITSRFDSVAIVVRDRLEDPLDDLAVVHQQLEQISVIGRCEYQKTYTLLVQLFDQAARAYQELLTQTSSPSQQMDITIREGQLTWLVYIIGGVIGGKVTFNNNEEYDAVDSELVCKVLQLMHLTDSQLAQGGGCEKLELAMLSFFEQFRKIYVGEQVQKNPKVYRRLSDVLGVNDESMTLGILIRKIITNLKYWGRSEQIISKTLHSLNDLSVGFSCVRKLVKLEEVQFMLNNHTGEHFPFLGNNVPVSEMRCRSMFYTSLGRLLMVDLGEDEERFHTFMLPLTGALESLGQLMGAADPSLFAAEDAKKALIGLARDLRGLAFAFNTKTSYMMLWDWIYPNYTPILLHAVELWHYEPQVTTPVLKLFAELAQNRSQRLQFDASSPHGMLLFREASKVICSYGNRILNVDVPKDQIYPLKLKGISICFSMLKATLCGNYVNFGAFRLYGDEALDNALNTFIKLLLSIPQSDLLHYSKLSVTYYLLLEYLAQDHMVFLATLEPRVFLYILSSISEGLTALDTMISTGSCSTLDHIVSYLFKHLYPKGNYARRKNAVVPGGGDLFLQVLKQHPEILQQILSTILNVIMFEDCRNQWGMSRPLLVLILLNEEYFNQLRENIIRSQPVDKQATMAQWFENLMEGVERNLLTRNRDKFTQNLSMLIKDINETMKGPYSSANVTNDNMMTLQ, encoded by the exons ATGTTTGAAACATTAAGAATGGATGACATACAGGAAGTACGGCAGCTGGAGTTGCTCTGCAAGCAGTTGTATGAATCACAAGATTCTACTCATCGTGCAGAGGCAGAGAAAGCACTTGTTGCATTCCAAAATGCACCAGATACACTTGCAAAGTGCCAGCTGCTGCTTGCACGAGGGGACTCTGCATATGCACAATTGTTGGCAGCAACAACTTTGACAAAGCTGGTCTCACGTTCTGGTGGACTCAGTTTACAACAAAGGCTTGACATAA GGAATTATGTTTTGAACTATTTAGCAACACAACCAAAATTACCAAACTTTGTGATACAAGCTTTGGTCACATTATTTGCCAGAATATCAAAGCTTGGTTGGTTTGATTCTGATAAAGATGAATTTGTCTTTAGAAATGTGGTCAATGATGTAACAAAATTTCTTCAG GGGTCAGTGGAGCACTATATGATTGGAGTCCAGTTACTTTCCCAATTGACTTGTGAAATGAATCAAGTAACAGATGTTGATGCAAATAGGTCTCTCACTAAACATAGAAAAATTGCTAGTAGCTTCAGAGACACACAATTGTTTGAGATATTTAAGTTATCATGTACTTATCTAAGTACAGCACGTGAGAACTGTAAAAATTTAGACTTTAATGATGAGGCACAG AATGGTCTGATCAGACAGCTTTTAAAGCTGGCACAGAATTGTTTAACATTTGACTTTATTGGAACATCTGCAGATGAAAGTTCCGAAGACTACTGTGCAATACAGATTCCACATTATTGGAAACCAATATTTTTGAATTCTACTTATTCGTTAAAGCTTTTCTTTGATCTATATCATAGTTTACCTACCTCATTGTCATCACTAGCCCTCTCATGTTTGGTCCAAATCGCATCTGTCAGAAGAAGTTTATTTTCCAATCTTGAAAGGACACAGTTTTTAACACACTTAGTAAACGGTGTGaccaatataatacaaaatccACGAGGTCTAAGCGATCCCGCAAACTACCATGAATTTTGTAGACTAATCTTAAGGCTAAAAAGCAATTTTCAATTGGGAGAACTGATTTTATTAGAACATTATCCGGAGGATATAGAATTAATTGCTAAATTTACAGTCCAAAGTTTGCGGATGTGGCAATTTTCACCAAACAGTTTGCATTACCTTTTAACTCTGTGGCAAAAGATGGTGTCATCTTTACCTTACGTTAAAACAGGAGATCGACATTTATTAGATGTCTATACACCGGAAGTTGTGAATGCATATATCACTTCAAGATTTGACTCAGTTGCTATAGTAGTTAGGGATCGTTTAGAAGACCCGCTCGACGATTTAGCAGTAGTACATCAACAATTGGAGCAGATATCGGTAATTGGAAGGTGTGAATATCAGAAAACTTATACCTTATTAGTACAACTCTTCGATCAAGCTGCACGAGCATACCAAGAACTACTGACTCAAACATCGTCTCCAAGTCAGCAAATGGATATCACCATAAGGGAAGGTCAACTCACGTGGCTTGTATACATTATAG GTGGTGTCATTGGTGGGAAAGTAACATTTAACAATAACGAAGAGTATGATGCAGTGGATAGTGAACTAGTTTGCAAAGTACTTCAATTAATGCATCTGACTGATTCACAACTTGCACAAGGTGGTGGCTGTGAAAAATTGGAGCTAGCGATGTTGAGCTTTTTCGAACAATTTCGTAAAATATATGTGGGTGAACAAGTTCAAAAAAATCCGAAAGTTTATAGAAGACTTTCGGACGTTTTAGGAGTGAACGATGAATCTATGACGCTTGGTATTCTTATTCGAAAAAT TATAACAAATTTGAAATACTGGGGTCGTAGCGAACAAATTATCTCGAAAACGCTACATTCATTAAACGATTTATCAGTGGGTTTTAGCTGTGTTCGGAAACTTGTAAAATTAGAGGAAGTACAATTTATGCTCAACAATCACACA GGAGAGCACTTTCCATTTCTGGGAAACAATGTTCCTGTATCAGAAATGCGTTGTAGATCAATGTTTTACACGTCCTTGGGTAGATTGTTAATGGTAGATTTAGGAGAAGATGAAGAAAGGTTTCACACGTTTATGTTACCTTTAACAG GTGCATTGGAAAGTTTGGGACAATTGATGGGTGCCGCAGATCCTTCACTTTTTGCAGCAGAAGATGCGAAAAAGGCTTTGATCGGTTTAGCAAGAGATTTAAGAGGCTTAGCATTTGCATTTAACACAAAAACATCGTACATGATGCTTTGGGATTGGAT ATATCCAAATTACACACCAATTTTATTACATGCCGTAGAATTATGGCATTATGAACCACAAGTTACAACACCCGTCCTAAAATTGTTTGCCGAATTAGCACAAAATAGAAGTCAACGATTACAATTCGATGCATCTTCTCCGCATGGAATGTTATTATTTCGTGAAGCTAGCAAAGTGATATGTAGTTACGGTAATCGTATATTGAATGTTGATGTTCCAAAGGATCAAATATACCCTTTAAAACTAAAGGGGATAAGTATATGCTTCAGTATGTTGAAAGCAACTTTGTGCGGGAATTATGTGAATTTCGGAGCGTTCAGATTGTATGGGGACGAGGCGTTGGATAATGCACTTAACACATTTATAAAATTACTTCTTAGTATACCACAGAGTGATTTATTG CATTATTCAAAGTTGTCTGTAACGTACTATCTGTTACTCGAGTATTTGGCACAGGATCATATGGTATTCCTTGCTACCTTGGAGCCCAGAGTTTTTTTGTATATTCTATCAAGCATCAGCGAAGGCCTTACAGCACTAG ATACAATGATTTCTACTGGCAGTTGCTCCACCCTCGATCATATTGTGTCTTATTTATTTAAACATCTTTATCCAAAAG GAAACTATGCTAGGAGAAAAAATGCTGTAGTTCCAGGGGGCGGAGACTTATTTCTACAAGTTCTGAAACAACATCCTGAAATCCTCCAACAAATATTAAGTACAATTTTAAATGTGATAATGTTTGAGGATTGTAGAAATCAATGGGGTATGTCGCGTCCTCTTTTGGTACTGATTCTCTTAAATGAGGAA TATTTTAATCAGTTACgagaaaatattattagaaGTCAACCAGTTGATAAGCAGGCAACAATGGCGCAGTGGTTTGAAAATTTAATGGAGGGAGTCGAGAGGAATCTACTTACAAGAAATAGAGACAA GTTTACACAAAATTTGTCAATGcttataaaagatataaatgAAACCATGAAAGGACCTTACTCATCTGCAAATGTTACCAATGATAATATGATGACATTGCAGTGA